A window from Candidatus Nitrosotenuis uzonensis encodes these proteins:
- a CDS encoding cytochrome c biogenesis CcdA family protein → MSEITIAVAAVAGLGSFLAPCILPVIPAFLAYISGTTITDLQKSRGPALLVNRLNVVMNTIFFVLGFSVVFSIFGVVINSVLSSTASGLTTSFNQVGGIIIIGFGAFVLLSTRMQRLNFEKRFFPQNGRTSYPLSFVFGLAFATSWTPCIGPILGSILTLAATTPSQAFTLLLAYSMGLGIPFIVIGVFFSRMTGVIRAMSKHLRYFSFVMGAFIIILGILVLTNQLASIASFPILNTLLLG, encoded by the coding sequence TTGTCAGAGATTACAATCGCAGTAGCTGCTGTAGCAGGACTAGGATCTTTTCTTGCACCATGCATACTTCCTGTCATACCTGCGTTTTTGGCATACATATCAGGCACCACGATAACAGATCTGCAAAAAAGCCGTGGCCCCGCCTTGTTGGTTAACAGACTCAATGTAGTTATGAATACAATTTTCTTTGTGCTTGGATTTTCCGTGGTGTTTTCAATATTTGGAGTTGTGATAAATAGCGTCTTATCCAGTACTGCGTCAGGGCTGACAACAAGTTTCAATCAGGTTGGAGGCATCATAATAATTGGATTTGGGGCGTTCGTATTACTATCCACTAGGATGCAAAGATTGAATTTTGAGAAAAGATTTTTCCCTCAGAACGGTAGGACTAGTTACCCACTATCATTTGTATTCGGTCTGGCATTTGCAACATCATGGACTCCATGTATAGGACCAATTCTTGGGAGTATTCTGACGCTTGCAGCCACAACCCCAAGCCAGGCTTTCACTTTGCTTTTGGCATATTCGATGGGGCTTGGCATTCCATTCATAGTAATTGGAGTGTTCTTTTCCAGAATGACTGGCGTAATCAGAGCAATGAGTAAGCATTTGAGATATTTTTCTTTCGTCATGGGTGCGTTCATAATAATACTTGGAATCCTTGTTCTGACAAATCAGCTTGCAAGTATTGCAAGCTTTCCGATTCTAAACACGCTTTTACTTGGGTGA
- the bioA gene encoding adenosylmethionine--8-amino-7-oxononanoate transaminase, whose product MPKDVMRNPSSVWHPYTQMSEWDKFTEIVGGKGMWLIDSEGHRMLDGVASMWCNVWGHSKREIISAIQRQSKKSPHTSLFNLTHPEAESLAKKLVSISPNMSRVFYSDNGSTAMEIAFKIAIQYWQNVNNPARTRFVTLTNGYHGDTFGTMSVGFVPAFFWRFKKNMYKTIQIPFANSYRIPRKTSIEDYYEQTLERIEKSLSRDDVAAFVMESGAQIAGGVNIYRNDFQSKIGRLCRKYNVLFILDEIATGFGRLGSLVEYTAQKSPPDIVAYGKMMTAGYLPMAATLTTERIYKSFLGKYSDMKHLYHGHTYTGNALACAVANQNIMLYKKTNLIAKIKKTSRIMSRRLGEIKKIEIVGDIRYKGMLAGIELVSDQRTKKPLRFTKSVNRVVFEAARKNGVYLRTLGNILVLVPPLAISEKEMNFLIDGTIKTLKSILSERRL is encoded by the coding sequence ATGCCCAAAGATGTCATGAGAAATCCTAGCAGTGTGTGGCACCCATATACCCAGATGAGCGAGTGGGATAAATTTACCGAAATAGTTGGTGGCAAGGGCATGTGGCTGATAGATTCTGAAGGACATAGAATGCTAGATGGTGTTGCAAGCATGTGGTGTAACGTCTGGGGACACTCAAAAAGGGAGATAATTTCGGCAATTCAAAGACAGTCAAAAAAATCCCCGCATACGTCGCTTTTCAATCTCACGCATCCAGAGGCAGAATCGCTTGCAAAAAAGCTCGTATCGATTTCTCCCAACATGAGTAGAGTGTTTTATTCAGATAACGGATCCACTGCGATGGAGATTGCATTCAAGATAGCCATCCAATATTGGCAGAATGTCAACAATCCTGCAAGGACAAGATTTGTTACTCTCACGAATGGGTATCATGGAGACACTTTTGGTACAATGTCAGTAGGCTTTGTTCCGGCATTCTTTTGGAGATTCAAGAAAAATATGTACAAGACAATACAGATACCGTTTGCAAACAGTTACAGAATTCCAAGAAAAACAAGCATTGAAGACTATTACGAGCAGACGCTTGAGAGAATCGAAAAATCGCTTTCAAGAGATGATGTAGCAGCCTTTGTAATGGAAAGTGGTGCTCAGATTGCTGGCGGAGTCAACATATACAGAAACGATTTCCAATCAAAAATAGGCAGACTATGTAGAAAATACAACGTACTGTTCATACTTGATGAGATTGCAACAGGCTTTGGGAGGCTTGGCTCACTTGTAGAATATACAGCACAAAAAAGTCCCCCCGACATAGTTGCCTATGGAAAAATGATGACTGCAGGATATCTTCCAATGGCCGCTACGCTTACAACCGAGAGGATCTACAAGTCATTTCTTGGAAAATATTCTGATATGAAGCATTTGTACCATGGGCATACATATACAGGAAACGCCCTTGCGTGCGCAGTTGCAAACCAGAATATCATGCTGTACAAAAAGACGAACCTGATTGCAAAAATCAAAAAGACGTCAAGAATCATGTCGAGAAGACTTGGAGAGATAAAAAAAATTGAGATTGTAGGAGATATCCGCTACAAAGGCATGCTTGCTGGAATCGAGCTTGTCTCAGACCAGAGAACAAAGAAACCGCTAAGATTTACAAAATCCGTAAACAGGGTAGTTTTTGAGGCGGCAAGAAAGAACGGGGTATACCTGAGAACTCTTGGGAACATACTCGTACTTGTGCCGCCGCTTGCTATATCTGAGAAAGAAATGAATTTTCTTATCGATGGCACAATAAAGACTCTAAAATCGATTTTGTCAGAACGTCGATTGTAA
- a CDS encoding hydroxymethylglutaryl-CoA synthase family protein: protein MAVGIDDIALFIPRLFVDSADFAMARGLDPAKLKQGLGISKMAIVDTNQDPACLAANACLKLMQRNNLSPHEVGRLYVATESALDESKALNSYVIGMLEQVYGDGSFEHCGGIECKFACVSGSYALYDNANWIRAGESEGKYAIVVVSDIAKYDMGSSGEYTQGAGAIAMLLNDNPRLMQFDPKVTSTSIKNEYDFYRPFGKETPIVHGQYSNLLYLIQVKKAFEAYKKKALETGLIKIRDGETILDHIDYLCMHLPYSNMGKKALSYLLRREWRNLPRWKRIIEQTGMEEPVPKDPRGTIESILADEEYMAKDHEFTKLFTRTKEYQAFYEDKLASSLIASSMIGNLYTASLYLGFRSCLEFEFQKGVDLEGKRFGFGSYGSGSSAMVFSGIIQPTYKEIVKNMNLEAEIGERIKLSLHDYEEIHENRRAPSQSLLDPKNEFVLVGIENSPESKGERKYAFCQ, encoded by the coding sequence ATGGCAGTAGGTATTGATGACATAGCATTGTTCATTCCAAGACTGTTTGTCGACTCGGCCGACTTTGCAATGGCAAGGGGATTGGATCCTGCAAAACTCAAGCAGGGGCTGGGAATCTCAAAGATGGCAATAGTTGATACCAATCAAGATCCTGCCTGCCTAGCTGCAAACGCATGCCTGAAGCTAATGCAGAGAAACAATCTTTCCCCTCATGAAGTTGGCAGACTGTATGTGGCCACAGAATCAGCACTTGATGAGTCAAAAGCACTAAATTCGTATGTAATAGGAATGCTCGAGCAAGTATATGGTGATGGCTCATTTGAGCACTGCGGAGGCATAGAATGTAAGTTTGCTTGCGTGTCAGGCTCGTATGCCCTATACGATAATGCCAATTGGATAAGGGCTGGAGAGTCAGAAGGCAAGTACGCCATAGTTGTAGTCTCCGACATTGCCAAATACGATATGGGTTCCAGTGGTGAATATACGCAAGGCGCAGGGGCAATTGCCATGCTTCTTAATGACAACCCAAGACTGATGCAGTTTGATCCCAAGGTTACATCGACGTCGATTAAAAATGAGTATGATTTCTACAGACCATTTGGAAAGGAAACACCGATTGTCCACGGCCAGTATTCCAATCTACTATACCTTATTCAAGTAAAAAAGGCATTTGAGGCATACAAGAAAAAGGCCCTTGAGACAGGCCTCATAAAGATTAGGGATGGCGAGACAATACTTGATCATATAGATTATCTGTGCATGCATCTTCCATACTCAAACATGGGTAAAAAGGCGCTTTCATATCTTCTGAGAAGAGAGTGGAGAAACCTGCCAAGATGGAAAAGAATCATAGAGCAGACAGGCATGGAGGAGCCAGTCCCGAAGGATCCACGTGGCACTATAGAGTCCATTCTTGCAGATGAAGAATACATGGCAAAGGATCACGAGTTTACCAAGCTGTTTACAAGAACAAAAGAATACCAGGCGTTCTACGAAGACAAGCTTGCTAGCTCGCTTATTGCATCATCAATGATTGGAAATTTGTATACTGCATCTCTCTATCTTGGTTTTAGGAGCTGCCTTGAGTTCGAGTTCCAGAAGGGAGTAGACCTTGAGGGAAAGCGATTTGGGTTTGGCTCATATGGAAGCGGAAGTAGTGCCATGGTATTCTCAGGCATCATCCAGCCCACATACAAGGAAATCGTCAAAAATATGAACTTGGAGGCAGAGATTGGCGAGAGGATAAAGCTTTCACTGCACGATTATGAGGAAATTCATGAGAACAGGCGAGCGCCAAGCCAAAGTCTCCTTGATCCCAAAAACGAGTTCGTGCTAGTTGGAATAGAGAATAGCCCAGAAAGCAAGGGCGAGCGCAAATACGCGTTCTGCCAATAA
- the bioB gene encoding biotin synthase BioB, giving the protein MNEDSQFIQEYQQKVLAGNRLNEEELGKLIDVPKEYLGVLSDAANKITRIFQGNRVDVEQLVNIKKNYCSEDCSFCGQSAFFNTGNDGYQLLPAEQIVERAKKAKSEGAESYCLVAAWRQPSTHDFEKVCDIISQINEKVGISIECSLGFLTREQARRLKLLGVRRYNHNLETSRSKFGEICTTHTYDDRINTLNIARESGLELCTGGIIGLGETRQQRLELIAELARLRPEEVTINILVPMPGTPLELQRPLPFEEILRTFAVTRFALPDSIIKISGGREVHLEDSGETLLLSGANGIISSGYLTMGGNDMGKDLAMIKKINLEAKV; this is encoded by the coding sequence ATGAATGAGGATTCTCAGTTCATTCAGGAATATCAGCAAAAGGTACTAGCAGGAAACAGACTCAACGAGGAGGAGCTTGGAAAACTCATTGATGTACCAAAGGAATACCTTGGCGTTTTGTCCGATGCGGCCAACAAAATAACAAGAATCTTTCAGGGAAACAGAGTTGATGTCGAGCAACTTGTGAATATAAAGAAGAATTATTGTAGTGAGGATTGCTCGTTTTGCGGTCAGTCGGCATTCTTTAACACTGGAAATGATGGATACCAATTATTACCCGCAGAACAGATTGTGGAAAGAGCAAAGAAAGCAAAAAGCGAGGGGGCAGAATCATACTGTCTTGTTGCAGCGTGGCGCCAGCCGTCCACACATGACTTTGAGAAAGTTTGCGATATCATATCTCAGATAAACGAAAAGGTTGGAATCAGTATAGAGTGCAGCCTCGGATTTCTTACCCGCGAGCAGGCAAGACGTCTCAAACTATTAGGTGTTCGCAGATACAATCACAACCTTGAAACGTCAAGATCAAAATTCGGCGAGATTTGCACCACACATACGTATGATGATAGAATCAACACTCTTAATATCGCAAGAGAGTCAGGACTTGAGCTGTGTACTGGAGGCATAATCGGGCTTGGCGAGACAAGACAGCAAAGATTAGAATTGATAGCAGAGCTAGCAAGGCTCAGACCCGAAGAAGTCACAATTAACATCCTGGTGCCAATGCCCGGAACACCTCTTGAGCTGCAAAGGCCGCTTCCATTTGAAGAGATACTGCGCACATTTGCAGTCACTAGGTTTGCGCTACCTGATTCAATCATAAAAATTTCCGGCGGACGCGAGGTTCACTTGGAGGATTCTGGTGAGACGCTTTTGCTTAGCGGGGCCAATGGGATCATAAGCTCAGGCTACCTTACAATGGGCGGAAACGATATGGGCAAGGACCTAGCAATGATTAAAAAAATTAATCTTGAAGCCAAAGTTTAG
- a CDS encoding hemolysin family protein, which translates to MADLTLEIVLLAILIGLSAFFSGLEVALVSIRKSTILKLLNEKAKGAKALHKLKNNPGWMMSSVNLGNNMVNVGSSALATSIAIRIFGNDGLGIAVGVMTFLILVFGEITPKTYCNANATKIALRFAPVLLAFSYIFYPVVKMLEAITKGIVKLTGSSYLPPPLTEEEIKGVIDQGLTDKAIEHDERELVHGALKFDDTVVRAVMTPRTKMFTLPAKMMLFEALPIINHNGHSRIPIYGSNKDDIVGFVHVRDVLIELEKDNKMIPLQKISREPVFVSQEKMVSSLLKEMKGRKTHMAIVVDEFGGIEGLVTLEDLLEEIVGEIEDESDIPLFEYQKVDENTIITTGDIDINKINKIFKTNVPVGDNYASLSGLLHEKLKDIPQEGDKIEIDSLKITVEKVTKNMPEKVRIQKIKN; encoded by the coding sequence ATGGCAGATTTAACATTAGAAATAGTACTGCTTGCAATTCTAATTGGACTTTCTGCCTTTTTTAGCGGCCTTGAGGTAGCGCTGGTCAGTATCAGAAAATCCACAATTCTAAAACTGCTAAATGAGAAAGCCAAGGGGGCAAAAGCGTTACACAAACTAAAGAACAACCCAGGATGGATGATGTCAAGCGTCAACTTGGGGAACAACATGGTAAATGTTGGATCATCAGCACTTGCAACCAGTATAGCAATCAGAATTTTTGGCAATGACGGTCTTGGTATAGCAGTAGGAGTTATGACATTTCTCATTCTTGTCTTCGGTGAAATCACACCAAAGACATACTGTAATGCAAACGCCACCAAGATAGCACTCAGGTTCGCGCCAGTACTTTTAGCATTCAGCTATATTTTTTATCCCGTCGTGAAAATGCTTGAGGCAATTACTAAAGGCATAGTCAAGCTCACTGGGAGCAGCTACCTTCCTCCGCCATTAACGGAAGAAGAGATAAAGGGCGTAATCGACCAAGGGCTCACAGATAAGGCAATAGAACATGATGAGCGAGAGCTAGTTCACGGTGCACTGAAATTTGACGACACAGTCGTACGCGCAGTTATGACTCCCAGAACTAAAATGTTCACCCTGCCCGCAAAGATGATGCTCTTTGAAGCATTACCAATAATCAATCACAACGGGCATTCCAGAATACCAATCTACGGCTCAAACAAAGACGATATAGTTGGCTTTGTACACGTCAGAGACGTCCTAATAGAGCTGGAAAAGGACAACAAGATGATCCCACTACAAAAGATCTCAAGAGAACCAGTCTTTGTATCTCAGGAAAAGATGGTAAGCTCACTACTAAAGGAGATGAAAGGAAGAAAGACACACATGGCAATAGTAGTAGACGAATTTGGCGGAATAGAAGGACTTGTCACATTAGAAGACCTGCTCGAAGAGATCGTCGGTGAGATTGAAGACGAATCCGACATACCGCTTTTCGAGTATCAGAAAGTGGATGAGAACACCATAATAACTACAGGTGATATTGACATCAACAAAATAAACAAGATTTTCAAGACGAATGTGCCAGTGGGGGATAACTATGCATCACTTAGTGGACTGTTGCATGAAAAGCTAAAAGATATACCCCAAGAAGGCGACAAAATCGAGATTGACTCTCTTAAGATAACCGTCGAAAAAGTAACAAAGAACATGCCGGAAAAGGTCAGAATACAGAAGATAAAGAACTAG
- a CDS encoding DsbA family protein has product MTIHAPSLAIGAVIAAVAIIGIFYVMEEMANEAVFTTSNIEQSEAEKEQDTLRQESPQAITMSVLYDNGSPYLGNADAPITIVEFGDYQCFFCNKFFHDTEGMIYDNYIKTGKAKMIFKDFTIIGQDSVTAAHAAHCAGEQEMFWEYHDTLYNNWDGENNGWASEENQYKFAQKVGLDESAFKECMASGKFYSLIEASSEDARKLGLTGTPGFFIIGENNRIVRIPGAQPYEVFVNVLESPELKNN; this is encoded by the coding sequence ATGACAATCCATGCACCCTCACTGGCAATAGGAGCTGTAATTGCAGCAGTCGCAATAATTGGCATCTTTTACGTGATGGAGGAAATGGCAAACGAAGCGGTGTTCACCACCTCCAATATAGAACAGTCAGAAGCAGAAAAGGAGCAAGATACACTGCGCCAGGAATCACCCCAAGCAATAACAATGTCAGTTTTGTATGATAATGGATCTCCGTATCTTGGAAACGCCGACGCTCCAATAACTATTGTTGAGTTTGGAGATTATCAATGCTTTTTCTGCAACAAGTTCTTCCATGATACCGAAGGCATGATTTATGATAACTACATCAAGACGGGTAAGGCAAAGATGATCTTCAAGGACTTTACCATAATAGGTCAAGACTCGGTCACAGCAGCTCATGCTGCACACTGCGCAGGCGAGCAGGAAATGTTCTGGGAATACCACGATACGCTATACAACAACTGGGACGGAGAGAATAATGGATGGGCCTCCGAGGAAAACCAGTACAAATTCGCACAAAAAGTGGGCCTTGATGAATCTGCGTTCAAAGAATGCATGGCAAGTGGCAAGTTCTATTCGCTCATAGAGGCAAGCTCAGAAGATGCAAGAAAGCTTGGCCTGACTGGAACTCCGGGGTTTTTCATAATAGGGGAGAATAATAGAATAGTTAGAATTCCAGGGGCTCAGCCGTACGAGGTTTTTGTCAACGTGCTGGAATCTCCAGAGCTTAAAAACAACTAG
- the bioD gene encoding dethiobiotin synthase yields the protein MRSWFFSATDTGVGKTTVTAACARILRTKGINVGIMKPYASGVARQSGYKSEDVAILADAAGVSDDEDLVNPYFFPIAASPYTAAAKLGISIDTDSVLAKFERLQASYDILLVEGIGGVLTPITKDYFVADLIKNLGLDVILVCSSRIGTINHTLLSCTTCAKYGIRVRGLVINEVEKGYDLSELQSDLLNLSGIDTVCIIPHMKNPSMFETSQIIKDSKLISILS from the coding sequence TTGAGATCGTGGTTTTTTTCAGCAACCGATACGGGCGTCGGAAAGACTACTGTTACCGCTGCTTGCGCGCGTATTCTCAGGACAAAGGGGATCAACGTTGGAATAATGAAACCATATGCGTCAGGAGTTGCGCGGCAATCTGGCTACAAATCCGAAGATGTGGCCATTCTGGCAGATGCTGCTGGAGTATCTGATGATGAGGACCTTGTAAATCCATATTTTTTCCCTATTGCGGCATCGCCATACACTGCTGCTGCCAAGCTTGGTATATCAATTGACACTGACAGTGTGTTGGCAAAATTTGAAAGATTGCAAGCATCTTACGATATTCTACTAGTGGAGGGCATAGGAGGAGTACTCACACCGATAACTAAAGACTACTTTGTTGCCGATCTGATAAAAAATCTGGGTCTTGATGTAATTCTTGTCTGCAGCTCACGCATAGGTACGATCAATCACACACTGCTTAGCTGCACAACATGCGCCAAATACGGAATACGGGTAAGAGGATTGGTGATAAACGAGGTAGAGAAAGGATATGATCTATCTGAGCTACAGTCTGATCTTCTGAATCTAAGCGGTATTGATACTGTGTGTATAATACCACACATGAAAAATCCCAGCATGTTTGAAACATCCCAGATAATCAAAGACAGTAAACTTATCTCGATTCTGTCATGA
- a CDS encoding aminotransferase class I/II-fold pyridoxal phosphate-dependent enzyme: protein MKPKFRFAEKALQKIKKENLYRQLRYGRVCGPHITIGKKKLLNLCSNDYLGLSARSPIHIQMQSSSRSVSGNDILFKDLEDKLASHKSQRGALVFPTGYMANLGAVSALAGNEDLILSDELNHASIIEACRLCRAKTLVYKHNDTDDLLKKIKSNSAKTKFVITEGIFSMDGDYARLDEIAEITEKCGAVLMVDDAHGDFAVGDDGKGTAHLFGVAKKVDVYTSSLSKALGSFGGYVASEKSAIDLCVNRARSFIYTSALPAFLADASLRRLSLDRTPNQKKLQKNAFRLREGLKKSGYAINTKTHIVPLIIGDEKKTLEFGRYLYENGVFAQPIRYPTVPKKSARIRVSVTARLTDTQIENALDVFERAGRKFRAF, encoded by the coding sequence TTGAAGCCAAAGTTTAGATTCGCAGAAAAGGCGCTGCAGAAGATAAAAAAAGAGAACCTGTACAGACAGCTAAGGTACGGCAGGGTATGCGGCCCACACATCACCATAGGCAAGAAAAAACTCCTAAACCTTTGCTCAAATGACTATCTCGGATTATCAGCAAGATCTCCAATACACATACAGATGCAGTCAAGCTCAAGATCTGTATCAGGGAATGATATACTGTTCAAAGATCTAGAGGACAAGTTAGCGTCACACAAATCACAGCGCGGCGCACTTGTGTTTCCTACAGGATACATGGCAAACTTGGGCGCCGTATCAGCCCTTGCTGGAAACGAGGATCTCATACTCAGTGATGAGTTAAACCATGCAAGTATAATTGAGGCATGCAGGCTTTGCAGGGCAAAGACGCTTGTATACAAGCATAACGACACAGATGATCTTCTAAAGAAGATCAAGTCGAACAGTGCAAAGACCAAATTTGTGATAACTGAGGGAATTTTCAGCATGGATGGAGATTATGCCCGTCTTGATGAGATTGCCGAGATCACCGAAAAATGCGGTGCAGTTCTGATGGTAGATGATGCCCATGGAGATTTTGCGGTCGGTGACGATGGCAAAGGAACGGCACATCTGTTTGGAGTTGCAAAAAAGGTGGATGTGTATACAAGTAGCCTGAGTAAAGCGCTTGGCTCATTTGGTGGATATGTAGCATCTGAGAAATCTGCAATAGATTTGTGCGTGAACAGAGCCCGCTCGTTTATCTATACGTCTGCGCTTCCGGCATTTCTTGCCGACGCTTCGTTGCGTAGGTTGAGCCTTGATAGGACACCGAATCAGAAAAAACTACAAAAAAACGCGTTTCGCTTAAGAGAAGGCCTAAAAAAATCAGGATACGCGATAAATACGAAAACGCACATAGTCCCGTTAATAATTGGAGATGAGAAAAAAACACTAGAGTTTGGAAGATACTTGTATGAGAACGGTGTGTTTGCGCAACCAATCAGATATCCTACCGTCCCAAAGAAATCAGCTAGAATTAGGGTCTCAGTTACGGCGCGATTGACAGATACGCAGATAGAAAACGCATTAGATGTGTTTGAGCGAGCGGGAAGAAAATTCAGGGCATTCTAG
- a CDS encoding type II glyceraldehyde-3-phosphate dehydrogenase has product MKRVFINGYGSIGSRLAQFIKDDPEITVVGVGKYSPDDKVQDAISRGFDVYVPEKKIDSFKNYKIKGTIESAVASSDLVVDAAPGGTGYVNKKQLYEPKNVMAIYQGGESVFGDERVSDLLFNSRVNYKEAFGKRHVMQGSCNVTGMGRILQPLREKYGSQIVRFDGILVRRWADLEQTEKTVPDTIEWTPNPHHGDDVKFYMGEKTPLFLQVIKVPTRQMHLHIMNIRFKDIAPKPDEILDLFKNEYGVATLWTAKGTKQIRDAAESMKFSFKDTNMIHIHANMLECIGDTVKMMYSDDQTGIVIPENHILMQAMLFQKPYEEAFAHTESLFHMAEKKRLLEEYFAKKV; this is encoded by the coding sequence ATGAAGCGAGTTTTTATCAATGGGTATGGTTCCATTGGAAGTCGCCTTGCCCAGTTTATCAAAGACGATCCTGAGATTACCGTAGTAGGCGTGGGAAAATATTCTCCAGATGATAAAGTTCAGGACGCAATATCTCGAGGATTTGATGTTTATGTGCCTGAAAAAAAGATTGACTCTTTTAAAAATTACAAGATAAAAGGAACTATCGAGTCAGCAGTAGCAAGTTCCGATCTAGTAGTTGATGCAGCACCTGGCGGCACCGGATATGTGAACAAAAAACAGCTGTATGAACCAAAGAATGTCATGGCAATATACCAAGGCGGCGAGTCCGTCTTTGGCGATGAGCGTGTCTCGGATTTACTGTTTAATTCACGCGTCAACTACAAGGAAGCCTTTGGTAAAAGACACGTAATGCAAGGAAGCTGTAATGTGACTGGAATGGGAAGAATCCTCCAGCCTCTGCGTGAAAAGTACGGCTCACAAATAGTTCGCTTTGATGGAATACTTGTCAGACGATGGGCAGATTTAGAGCAGACTGAAAAGACAGTTCCTGACACTATCGAATGGACGCCTAACCCACACCATGGGGACGACGTAAAGTTTTACATGGGAGAAAAGACGCCACTGTTTTTACAAGTCATCAAGGTACCTACAAGACAGATGCATCTGCACATAATGAATATCCGGTTCAAGGATATTGCACCAAAACCTGATGAAATCTTGGATCTTTTCAAAAATGAGTATGGCGTTGCGACGTTGTGGACTGCAAAGGGAACAAAACAAATTCGCGATGCAGCCGAATCAATGAAATTCAGCTTCAAAGACACCAACATGATACACATTCACGCAAATATGCTAGAGTGTATCGGTGATACCGTGAAGATGATGTACTCTGATGATCAAACGGGGATAGTGATACCTGAAAACCATATCCTCATGCAAGCTATGTTATTCCAAAAACCATACGAAGAAGCATTTGCTCACACAGAAAGTCTGTTCCACATGGCAGAAAAGAAACGACTACTAGAAGAATACTTTGCAAAGAAAGTCTAG
- a CDS encoding YkgJ family cysteine cluster protein, whose product MDFECVKDCSQCCIEREYYPSKKYGKIGVLILPDEVEKIKMLAKEHHTDVRILPRIGISNGDFGPEKTIAYQMMGIDENGNTCPFLDTASGKRSPHGGFPCKIYQDRPLACRAYPVIEAHPIMLDAKCKFCQQCGTADGNLADEKIALLKIKSAMPTDAKKVWRYATGIGEYVDKGQIMEGWICDP is encoded by the coding sequence ATGGACTTTGAATGTGTTAAAGACTGTTCTCAATGTTGTATAGAAAGAGAGTACTACCCGTCAAAAAAATATGGCAAGATAGGAGTGCTTATTCTCCCAGACGAGGTGGAAAAAATCAAGATGCTTGCAAAAGAACATCATACTGATGTAAGAATATTGCCGCGCATAGGGATCTCAAACGGTGACTTTGGACCTGAAAAGACAATTGCATACCAGATGATGGGAATCGATGAGAATGGCAACACATGTCCGTTTCTTGACACAGCCTCAGGTAAAAGATCCCCTCATGGAGGTTTCCCATGCAAGATTTATCAGGATAGGCCACTTGCCTGTAGGGCCTACCCCGTAATAGAGGCACATCCGATTATGCTTGATGCAAAGTGCAAGTTTTGTCAACAGTGTGGCACTGCCGATGGTAATCTTGCGGACGAGAAAATAGCATTATTGAAAATAAAATCAGCGATGCCTACAGACGCCAAGAAGGTGTGGCGCTATGCCACGGGCATTGGCGAATATGTAGATAAAGGTCAGATCATGGAAGGTTGGATTTGCGATCCATAG